In Oncorhynchus masou masou isolate Uvic2021 chromosome 10, UVic_Omas_1.1, whole genome shotgun sequence, a single genomic region encodes these proteins:
- the LOC135546953 gene encoding nuclear receptor subfamily 0 group B member 1-like, whose amino-acid sequence MATREGCHCPGAGGQNNNNSILYHILKNDRLTTTEEQQTITKPQQHQQHRWHRVSSCSSSSSSSSRLELRQQQACSCGSSRRRGSLRCPQVTCKAASAVLVKTLRFVKNVPCFRELPEDDQLLLVRNCWAPLLVLGFAQDRVDFETTETAEPSMLQRILTGGSGSQSGLTDRQGEPLLEQSTETSGVSLADIQGIKAFLKKCWGLDISTKEYAYIKGAVLFNSDLPGLRYLHYIQSLRREAHQALNEHVKLIHRDDTTRFAKLLITLSMLRAISPAVVAQLFFKPVIGAVNMEDVLLEMFYGK is encoded by the exons ATGGCCACTCGCGAGGGCTGCCACTGTCCGGGCGCCGGGGGGCAAAACAATAATAACAGCATCCTGTACCATATACTGAAGAACGACAGACTCACGACCACCGAGGAACAACAAACAATAACAAAACCACAACAACACCAACAGCATCGCTGGCACAGggtctcctcctgttcctcctcttcttcctcttcatcGCGGCTTGAGCTAAGGCAACAACAGGCATGCTCCTGCGGCTCCTCACGGCGAAGGGGGTCTCTCCGGTGCCCGCAGGTTACCTGCAAAGCCGCATCTGCGGTCCTCGTGAAGACTCTGCGGTTCGTGAAGAACGTGCCGTGTTTCCGCGAGCTGCCGGAGGATGACCAACTGCTGCTCGTTCGGAACTGCTGGGCGCCGCTGCTCGTGCTGGGCTTCGCGCAGGACCGGGTAGACTTCGAGACCACTGAGACTGCAGAGCCCAGCATGTTGCAACGGATCCTGACCGGTGGCTCTGGCAGCCAGAGCGGCTTAACGGACAGACAGGGTGAACCGCTGCTGGAGCAGAGCACGGAAACTTCTGGGGTCTCTCTCGCGGATATCCAGGGTATCAAAGCGTTCCTGAAGAAGTGTTGGGGTTTGGACATCAGTACCAAGGAGTATGCCTACATCAAAGGAGCAGTGCTATTCAACTCAG ATCTCCCAGGTTTGCGCTACCTCCACTACATCCAGTCACTGCGGCGCGAGGCTCACCAGGCGCTCAACGAGCACGTGAAGCTGATCCACCGGGACGACACCACACGCTTCGCCAAACTGCTCATCACCCTGTCCATGCTTAGGGCCATCAGCCCCGCCGTGGTTGCACAGCTCTTCTTCAAGCCCGTCATCGGAGCTGTCAACATGGAGGATGTCCTACTGGAGATGTTCTATGGGAAGTAG
- the LOC135547365 gene encoding interleukin-1 receptor accessory protein-like 1: protein MTPNYVVRRGWSIFELETRLRNMLVTGEIKVILIECAELRGIMNYQEVEALKHTIKTLTVIKWHGPKSNKLSSKFWKQLQYEMPFRRTEPMLSHEPALDVSEQGPFGELQTVSAISMAAATSTAMATAHPELRSSFHNSYHTTMRQKHYYRSYEYDLPPGGTLPPLSSLGNQHTYCNIPLTLLNGQRPPAGKSREHSLEEEHTNHAMLPLLPRETSISSVIW, encoded by the coding sequence ATGACGCCCAACTACGTGGTGCGGCGGGGGTGGAGCATCTTTGAGCTGGAGACACGCCTCCGCAACATGCTGGTCACCGGGGAGATCAAGGTGATTCTGATCGAGTGTGCCGAGCTGCGTGGCATCATGAACTACCAAGAGGTGGAGGCCCTCAAACACACCATCAAGACCCTCACCGTCATCAAGTGGCATGGCCCCAAGAGCAACAAGCTCAGCTCCAAGTTCTGGAAGCAGCTGCAGTATGAGATGCCCTTCCGCCGCACCGAGCCAATGCTGAGCCACGAGCCAGCGCTGGATGTCAGCGAGCAGGGCCCCTTCGGCGAGCTCCAGACCGTCTCCGCCATCTCTATGGCAGCCGCCACCTCCACCGCCATGGCCACGGCGCACCCGGAGCTCCGCTCGTCTTTCCACAACTCGTACCACACCACCATGCGGCAGAAACACTACTACCGCAGCTACGAGTACGACCTGCCGCCGGGGGGCACGCTGCCGCCGCTGTCATCACTAGGCAACCAGCACACCTACTGCAACATCCCGCTGACGCTGCTGAACGGACAGAGGCCGCCGGCGGGGAAGAGCCGCGAGCACAGTCTGGAGGAGGAGCACACTAACCACGCCATGCTGCCGCTGTTGCCCAGGGAGACCAGCATCTCCAGCGTCATCTGGTGA